The genomic DNA AGAATGCGCCGCTGGGTGTTGCCTCGAAACAGTCGAAAGATATCGGCGATGTCATCGAGGCCTACCTGGCCAATGTGTCGCGGCTCAACGTTGACGAGGACTCTTCCGATTCTTCCGCTCACCAGCCTGAAACTCCGGAGGCCGTTGAAGCACCTTCCAATACCCTCGAAGCCGCTCTGCGGCGTGTTCGTCAACGTCAGGAATCCCCCGAGACCTACGTGCGTCCCTCGTCGGCCCGCCACCGGGCGCCCGAGTCAGCGGACGTGGAAGATGCGGGGATCCCAGAGTCTGAGGGTTTCACCGGGGGTGAGCAGCCCGATGAACGAGGACGAGCGGCAGATTCCGACGTCTCCGCTGAGGAATGACCCCGGATTGTCCGGCGCGTATCTGAGGTGATGACCGGAGGGTCGCACCGAAGAAATCGACGGTGCATGGGATGGTTGGCCCTTAAGAAGTCAACGACGGCGAGGCCGCTGACTGCGGCCATCCCACCAGCGCATCACTGAGAGGCTTGTGCCCAGCGATCCACTTGTTTAACGAGTCTGAGTCCGTGATGCGTGCGGGGAGTGGGAGACGACGAAGCCTGCGATCCACATCATCACAGTGAAGAACAGGTTCGTCCTCGTCCCCATCTAAGTGGTCTTTGACGGCGATGGCGACGATGTTGCCGCGCCTGCCTGAACGACCAACTTTCGGATCTTGGATCGAGACCACCTCATCGAAAACATCGCGCAACGCCGCGATATCGATGCGCGCATTTTCCTGACCACCGTGGGCGCAATTGACCAGGTAAAGGCCGCCGGGTCGCAGAACCTCGTAGGCTTCGCGAGCGCATTCGAGGGTTCTGAGTGCCGGTGGTACGGCGCCGTGAAAAAATGCGTCCCGAACGATGACGTCGGCGCTGGATGGGCGCAACGTTCCGAGAACTTCCCGCGCATCTCCCACACGAATCCGCAGATCAGGGGATGGGGGCAGAGGAAAACGTTGACGGACCTCCCGAGCTAAAGCACCGTCGATCTCAATGGCAGTCTGGCGTGAACCGGGCCGTGAATGTGCCCATGCCGTTGCAAGTGCGCACGCCGCACCGCCGAGGTGAATCGCGCGGATCGCGTGATCGGGAAACACCGAGTCGACGACGCACGTCATATGCTGCATGTATTCGAACTCAAGATACGTCGGATCATCCACATCGATACTTGACGATTCGATGCCGTCGAGGAAAAGAGTCGCGCGAGACCCATCCCATCGAATAGATGCCGTTGCGTTGTCGACGAGAAATTCCTCGCTTCCACGTGTTCTCTTGCGCGTCATGGAGGACACTGTAAGCCGACGTCCGCATCTTCACACCTCGTGGAGGAAGGAGGAACCGTGTCAAATGCACCCAGAGACCGTCGCACCCGGACGCACTGGGGCGATGATGATTCGCTAACCCCGATCCTCCATGTCGACATGGATTCCTTCTTCGCACAGGTTGAACTCCTCGAACACCCGGAGCTCCAGGGAAAGCCCCTGATTGTTGGGGGACGTGGAAACCGCGGCGTCGTCACCTCTGCGACCTACGAGGCGCGTGCCCTGGGGGTTCGCGCCGGAATGCCGATGGCGCAGGCTCGGGCTCTGTGCCCCAACGCGCAGATTGTTGCGGGAAGTCACCACATCTACGGACGTTATTCGCGGCGAGTGATTGATGTTTTGTCGCAGGTGACGCCCGTCCTTGAACAAGTCAGTATCGACGAGGCCTTTCTCGACGTGTCGGGGGCGCGTAAACGACTGGGAACTCCCGTTGAAATCGGACGGCTCGTGAGGAAACGTATCAGGGACGAGGTCGGACTTCCGGCGTCCGTGGGAATTGCAGCAACGAAGTCCGTTGCCAAGATCGCCTCGGCGAATGCGAAGCCCGATGGGCTGTTACTGATCCCCGAACAGAGGACGACGGACTTTCTTCACGGCCTACCTGTGGGGGCGCTGTGGGGTGTTGGAGGGAAAACTGCGTCAATCCTTGACCGGGAAGGAGTTGAGACGATCGGTGATCTTGCGCGACTGCCGATGACGCGTCTTAACAAGCTCCTCGGCGCTGCATCGGCGTACCAGCTCCACCAACTCGCGTGGGGGATTGACCCGCGTCCGGTGAGTGGGAATCGGCAGGAAAAATCCGTGGGAACGGAAACAACCTTTCCTCGCGATATTACACGTCGGGAAGAGATTGAGAGGTTCATTCTCGATGCGGCGCATCAGTGCGCTCAACGGTTGAGGGCCCACGGATATGTTGCGTGGACGGTCGCTATCAAAGTACGCGACGCATCATTTCATACGGTGACGAGGTCTGTGACGCTGTCAGCTCCCACTGACGTGGGACGCGATATTGCGGATGCCGCGCGGATGCTTTTTGATCGTTACACGATTCCGAGCGGAGGGATCCGGTTGTGTGGAGTTCGCGCTGAGGGGTTGCAGCTACGCTCCCGCGGGGTTGCGGTGCCGCTGGATACGAACGAGAAAATTCTTGAGAGTGAACGGGCGATGGATCGGGTTGTTGAAAGATTCGGCAAGTATTCGATTGTTCCGGCCTCGCTCCTTGTGGACGGTCGGACCAAAGACGGAAGCTCTGAGCGATAATGACATGTAGAATATGTGATGCCGTTAACGAGAGGTGAGGAGGTGCGCGATGGCTCTTTCGGAGTATGAAAAACACGTACTCGAACAGATGGAAGCCGAGCTTCGGCGCGGGGACCCCGAGCTTGTCACGAATATGCGTATCCCTTACACAGCAGCTGAATCCCCTGAACGTCCGCAAGGTGATCGTGAGGAAGTGGCCGCGGGAGGTCTCTCGCCTCGCAAGTTGGCGATCGGCATGCTCCTTGTGGTTGTTGGCTTGTGTGTCCTCATTGGTGCCGTCTCATTGGGATATTCGGTGGTGTCGATCGTCATGGGAGTTGCAGGGTTCGCTGTGATGTTCGGCGGAGTTCTTTACGCGCTTGCCCCCACGCGACGTCGTTCTCGTCAAGCCGCGGGGGAAGACCTGCGCGAAGCATCGTCTGGGAAGAAGCGTGCGAAGAAGGTGCGCGAACAATCCGCGTGGGAGAAATTCCTCGCTGATCAAGAACGTCGCTGGGACGAGAGGCATTCAGACGACTGATCGCCTCCATGCGTGGTGGACGTTGATGTTCGGCCACGCGTGTGCGTGAAGATGATGCTCCACCGTCTATGCGGTGACAGTTTTTGTGCGTGACAGCGCGCTGTCCGTTTTTTAGTGCGGCATGAGTTCTCACTCCACGTCACTCCACGTCGCTTCACCACGTCGCTCCACGAGAGCTCCCCACCATCCACCAATCGCACCCGCGCGTCGCATTGTTGCGGCCTGAGCGCGGAGTCCACAACCCCCTGAGGCGAACGTTTGCGAAGAAAAATCGCCGATGTCTGAAAAACTTCCCCACTTTTCCCCACCGGAATTTTCCTAGGCATTTCAAGAGCTTAGGCCCACATTTCGATGAAAATCCTGAGTGTTTTGGTGTCAAATGACCATTGTGTGGGGTAAAGTGGGGAACAATGTGGAGCAGGGGAGGGGGAGACATGTTCCTGGGAACGTACGAGCCGAAGCTCGACGACAAAGGGCGAGTGTTCCTCCCTGCCAAATTCCGTGAAGAAATGGAAGGGGGAATTGTCCTCACCCGCGGCCAGGAGCACTGCATCTACGCGTTTCCGGCAGCGGAGTTCGAAGAGATGACGAAAGAGCTTCGTCGTGCGCCGCTGTCATCCAAACAGGCACGCGACTGGATTCGCGTCATGCTCTCGGGGGCTTACAAGGAAGTTCCTGACAAACAAGGACGAATCTCAGTTCCCGCCGACCTGCGTTCTTACGCCGGCCTCGACCGAGAACTCACCGTGATCGGAGCGGGATCACGGGCTGAAATATGGAATTCCGAATCCTGGCGCGAATACCTCGCCGTTCAGGAAGAGGTCTTCTCCAATACCGCAGACGAAGTCATCCCAGGCATGTTCTAGTCCCGCACACCGAGGTCTCTGCCCGATGTTGCGACATCACTTCCCCGATGGCGCAACACGGTTAGGGACCTGGGCGTACGGAAAGACCACGCCACCTCAAAACATCGACAACTTTCCTCACGCGAAACAACAGAAAGGGGGGACAGCATGGAGGATCAGCGATCCGACGCTCGCCGCGACATCGATGGGCAAGCGTCCACCGATCGACCGACCGCGCAACGTCACATTCCTGTGTTGCTTGATCAGTGCCTCACACTGCTGGCCCCCGCATTGAAGTCGAGCCCCCGAGAAGGCGGCCCCGTCCTCGTTGATGGAACCTTGGGAATGGGAGGCCACAGCGAAGCGGCCCTCGCCCGCTTTCCCTCGCTACGCGTTATTGGAATCGACCGGGACCCTCAGGCCATTGAACTCGCCACTGAGAGGCTGGGGCCATTCGGCCCCCGTTTCACCCCGGTGCTGACGACCTACGACACCATCCCCGACACGATTGCGTCGCTGGGAATTGATGATGTGGACGGCATACTCCTTGACTTGGGTGTCTCTTCCCTTCAGCTTGACGAGGCCGAGCGCGGCTTTTCCTACGCCCACGATGCGCCGCTGGACATGCGGATGAACCCGCAGGTCGGGCGCTCAGCCGCTCAGCTTCTCGCCGAAGAAGACGAGCGTGAAATTGCTCGAATCCTTCGGGTCTACGGCGAAGAAAAATTTGCGAGCAAAATTGCCCGTGAGATCGTTTCGCGACGCCAGAAAGCGCCATTGACGAGGACGAGCGAACTGTCGCAACTCGTGAAGGACTCGATTCCTGCGCCTGCGCGACGAAGTGGAGGGAATCCGTCGAAGCGGACATTTCAGGCTCTGCGCATTGGAGTCAACGATGAGTTGACGATCCTTGAACGGGCAATTCCCTGCGCCTTGGAGAGCCTACGAATCGGGGGGCGCATCGTCGTTGAGGCGTACCAGTCACTCGAAGATCGCATAGTGAAGAACATCTTTCGTCAGGGAGCCCAAGACAACGCTCCCTCGGGACTCCCCGTGGTCCCCGAGGGGATGGGGCCTCGTCTGAGCCTCCTGACCCGTAAAGCCGTCAGAGCTGACGAAGCTGAACTGCACGCAAATCCACGTTCAGCGCCGGTACGACTGCGCGGCGCCGAACTGATCCGCCCGTGGAAGGACAACACATGAGCGCCGCGCAAGCTGCAACACGTCCGGCATCACGTCCTCAACGACTTCATGCTGAGGAACGCGAATTACGGATCATCGAAGGACAACGATCCGGCAGGTCCTATCTTGTTGTTGCCGCAATCACCATTGTGGTCATCGTTGTCGCGGTCGTGTCATCGATGGTGTTGAACACACGAATGGCTCAAACGTCTTTCGCGATCCGTGAGCAACAGCTCCTGCTCAACGAACTCGACGCCCAGGCATGGTCCCTGCAAGCGCGGTTGGAAAGCGCTGCATCACCGGCTGCTCTTGAGAAGGCAGCGAAGGAACACGGAATGGTTCCGTCGGGTTCGACGGGCTTCATCACGTTGAAGACGGGTACTGTCGAGGGTGGCGCTCCGGCGAACTAGATAAGGAGGGGCGGCGGTGTCACAAGCCAAGCGATCACGCTGGATCCTTTTCGTCCTCATCATCATGCTCTCACTGTGCGGGGTACGCCTCGTGAGCCTACAGATTGTTGAGGGGCCGACGCTTGCCGCGGAAGGTCAGGCCGTGCGGACGCAGCGTTCAGACGTTGCCGCTCGGCGGGGAAAAATCATGGATGCCACAGGCGTGGTTTTAGCTGATTCAATCCTCACGTACGACATTGCTGTTAACCAGGTGAACATTCGGTCCTATGTTCACTACGACAAAGAGGGCAATGTCGTTGGTCGCGGACCGGCTGAAGCGGCCCGCCAGCTCGCCGGCCTCCTCGATATGGATGCGGCGGAGCTGGGAGGTCTGCTCATCGGTGACTCCACCTACTCCTACATCAAACGCAATGTCGACGCGGTGACTTTTCGTCAGATCCGCGCATTAAATATTTTCGGAATCGAATGGGAAACCGTGTATCAGCGGATCTACCCCAACGGGAATACGGCAGCTTCGGTCATCGGGACGATCGACGCTCAAGGGGTGGGTTCGTCAGGAATCGAATCTCAGTACGATACCTTGCTTCAAGGAACACCGGGTGCTGAGGCTTTTGAGATCGCTCCTAATGGGGCGGTCATGCCCGGTGGGAAGAAAACGATCGTCGAACCAACTGACGGGGGATCGGTCACGCTGACGCTGCATGCGGATCTCCAGCACGTCGTTCAGAAATTGCTTGACGAGCGGGTGAACCAACACAACGCCGACTGGGGTGCCGTCGTCATTCAAGACGTGTCAACCGGTCAGGTCCTCGTCATGGCGGACTCGAACCTCACTGAGCCGAATCGCTCGAAAGTGCAGCCCGTCTCAGCGGTTCAGTACGCTTTTGAGCCGGGGTCGGTCGGCAAAGTTCTGACCTTTGCCACCGCGTTGGACGCGGGCGTGATTTCACCGACCTCTGTGTTCACCGTGCCATATTCGATTGAGCCGCCTGATGCTGGGGGGCCGATTGTTGACTTCCACGATCACCCGACGGAGCCGTTGACTGCAACGGGGATCCTCGCCGCATCCTTCAACACGGGAACCGTGTTTGTTGGGGAAAAGCTGTCAAGCCAGCAGCGCTACGACATGATGAGGAAGTTTGGTCTGGGTGAAAAAACAGGAATCGAGCTTCCCGGTGAGAGCTCCGGGCTCTTGCCGCCGGCAAGTCAATGGGTTGGGCGAGACCGCTACGTCAACATGTTCGGCCAGGCGTACATGATCAGTGCTCTTCAACAGTCCTCGATCATGGCCACCCTCGGCAACGGCGGTGTGCGGACTCCACCGCGGATCGTGAAATCGTGGACGAATGCGGATGGCACGGTGGAAACTCCCGAGGCTCCCGAACCCGTTCAGGTGCTCAGCAAGGACACGGCAGCGACCGTGGTCAAAATGATGGAGTCCGTTGTTGTTGGCGACATCGGAACGGCGAGCACTGCGCGTGTCGATGGGTACCGCATCGCAATGAAAACCGGTACAGCGGAAATCGTCGTCCAAGGCGATTCTGGGCTTGTGTCGACATCCGCTGGGGTTGTTCCAGCGGATGCGCCGAGACTGGCGATTTCTGTTGTCTTGTACAAGCCGAAGTCCGGCGGAGTTTCCTCGTGGTCTGCTGTCCCGTTCTTTGGTGATATCACCAGGCAGGCGGTGCGTATCCTGGGAATCCCCGCCTCCGAACCGGCAACGGATCTCTACCCGACAAGGCCGTGATGAAAAGCTGGGTGGTACGCGCGCCATTTTGGTCTCGGAAGCAAAACAGCTGAGAATAAGACGACGAAATAATCTGAGGGAGGAACATGATCCGGTCAACACAGTGGATCGCCCACGCTGTCAACGGCACGGTTGTGGGTCGTGAAGCATCAGTGACAGGACCGGTCATTACCGATTCGCGACTTGCCGAGGACGGCTCCCTCTACATCGCACGGCGTGGAGAAAATTCCGACGGGCACGCCTATGTTGCTTCAGCCCGAAAAGCCGGTAGCGTTGCCGCCATCGTTGAGCGTGCTGATGAACTGGCCGACGATCCCGATTTTCCTCAAATTGTTGTTGATGATTCAACTCTGGCTCTGGGGCGACTGGCACATGCCCACCTTGAGGACCTGCGGACCCGCGGTCCCCTTGACGTGATTGCCGTCACGGGATCAGCTGGGAAAACAACGACGAAAGATCTTCTCCGGCAAATCCTTGGACGTCACGCTCCAACAGTTGGACCCAAACTCTCATTCAATAACGAGGTCGGACTGCCGCTGACGGTGCTCCAAGCCGACGAGACGACACGTCACCTGGTTCTCGAAATGGGAGCGAGCGGCCTGGGACATATCGACTACCTCACCTCTATCGCATCACCGGACGTTGCCATCGTTCTCATGGTTGGACACGCCCACCTGGGGGGCTTTGGATCCGTTGAGGGAATTGCTCAAGCGAAGGCCGAGATCATCCGGGGAAGCAGAGAAGGCGCAACCGCGATCCTCAACGTGCACGACCCGTACGTTGCCGCAATGGCATCACAGGCCAGGGGACCGGTTGTCACCTTTAGTACCGACCCGAAGATCGACGCAGATGTACGCGCCGAGTCGATTCGATGCGACGAATCAGGACGACCGACGTTCGTCCTCGTCACCCCTGAAGGACGGGGAGAAGTCACCCTCGCCCTCGTAGGTGAGCACAACGTACATAACGCTCTTGCGGCAGCCGCAGGTGCGCGTGCAGTGGGACTTGACTTTGACACGATCGTCACGGGCCTTGGGCAGGGGCAGGCACTGTCACCCCACCGGCTTACTATTTCCGACATCACGGTTGACGGTCATCCCGTGACCCTTGTGGATGATGCCTACAATGCCAACGTGGATTCGATGCGAGCTGGTTTCCAGGCACTGGAACATGTCGGTCGGGGACGCCGAAAAATCGCGGTTCTTTCGCAGATGCTTGAACTGGGAGAGGCGAGTGCGTCAACGCATCGTGATGTCGGACGTATGGCCCAAGACGCGGGGGTGGACACCCTCATCGCCCTGGGAGACGAGGACGCGCGAGGATATCTCGACGGTGCCGGAACCCGCGTATCGGGGACTCACGTGTCAACGGTCGATGAAGCGGTGGATGCCGTGCTGTCAACGCTGACTGATTCAGCTGTCGTCTTCGTCAAGGGATCCTACGGATCACACTCGTGGATGGTTGCGGACGCACTCTGTGAACGCGATCAGTCGACGGCGGTCACCGCATCCCCATCCGCATACAGCGATGATGCGCAGTCTTATCCCGCAGGAGGCGTCGAATGATTGGGCTCATTCTGGCATTCGCAATTGCGATGGTCCTGTCAATTTCATTGACGCCACTGCTCATTCGATTCCTCATCACTCATCAATACGGACAGTTCATCCGCCAAGATGGGCCCACGCAGCACCTGACAAAGCGTGGGACTCCAACAATGGGCGGTCTCGTCATGATCTTTGCAACGGTGGTTGCCTGGCTCATCGGATCCTCAATTTCAGGGGCGGGACCATCATGGTCAGGGGTCTGCTTACTCATCCTCTTCGTTGGTCTCGGGATCATCGGACTACTTGACGATGGAATCAAAATTATGAGGCAGCGCTCGTTGGGACTTCATCCCGGCGGGAAGATCTTCGGACAGGTGGCCGTTGCCTCACTCTTTGCCTGGGCGTCCCTGTCCGTACCGAACCGACGCGGCGTGACTCCCGGTTCCTTGGCGATTTCCTTTACCCGTCCTTCGGCACTGACCTTTGCCGTCGCGGGCGCCGTTATCGGAGTGATTCTGTACCTGATCTGGACGAATTTCATCGTCGCCGCATGGTCAAACGCGGTCAACCTCACGGACGGGCTCGACGGCCTCGCCGCCGGATGCTCGATTTTTGTCTTCGGTTCCTACACTTTCATCTCCTACTTCCAAGTCGTCCAGTCATGCTCACACGTCGCCGACAACGTCGGTGCCTGCTATCAGACGCGCGACCCGCTTGACCTCGCGGTCTTCTGCGCGGCCCTCGTTGGTTCCCTCGCTGGGTTCCTGTGGTGGAACGCCTCACCGGCTCAGATTTTCATGGGAGATACCGGGGCACTCGCACTCGGCGGTGCGGTTGCTGGTCTGTCGATCCTCACGCACACGGAATTCCTCGCGATCATCATCGGCGGTCTCTTTGTCATCATCACGCTCTCCGATGTCATCCAGATCGGGGTCTTTAAGGCAACCGGAAAACGTGTTTTCAGAATGGCTCCGCTTCATCACCACTTCGAGCTCAAAGGCTGGAAAGAAATCACCATCGTCATCCGCTTCTGGCTCGTCGCTGCGCTCTTGGCGATCACCGGAGCGGGAGTGTTCTACGCCGAGTGGGTGTCGTACCTATGAGCGACGTCATTGCCGTCATCGGCTGGGGTGTCTCGGGGCGCGGTGCGGTTCGCGCCCTCGTCACAAGGGGATACTCCGTCCTCGTTTATGATGCACACCCCGGTACCCCGGTGACCGACCCCGATCTTGTAGACGTGACCGTGCACGTGGTGCCCGATGCCGCTGATCTCGCAGATGCTGTGATCGCCCAGCACCCTCGTACCGTTGTTGTGTCTCCGGGAATCCCAGCCCATCACCCTATTTTTTCACGATGTGAAGATGCGGGAATTGACGTGTGGGGCGAGGTCGAACTCGCCTGGCGACTCCAGGAAGAAGGCTCCCACGCCGGACGCCCCTGGCTCACCGTCACCGGGACAAATGGGAAAACAACGACCGTGGGAATGCTCGGTGAGATTCTTCGAGCCAACGGAGAGAAAGTTCTTGAAGTAGGCAATATCGGCACACCGATCACCCTCGCCATTGACTCCGACGCAGATGTTTTCGCCGTGGAACTCTCCAGCTTCCAACTGCATTCGACACTGACGATGTCGCCGCAAGCCTCACTATGTCTCAACGTCGACGCAGATCACCTGGACTGGCATGAGACGCGCGAAGCCTACGCCGCCGACAAAGCGCGAATCTACGAACGCACCCAGCTTGCCTGCGTCTATCCCTCCATCGACCGGGAAGTTGAAACAATGGTCGAGAATGCGGATGTCGTTGACGGAGCACGGGCCATCGGAATCACCCTCGGAGCACCATCGCCGTCACAGATTGGCATTGTTGACGGACTCATCGTTGACCGCGCATTCCTTGAGGATCGTCAGCGCAACGCGCTTTTCCTCGCACATATCGATGACCTGACCCACGCCTACGGTCCGCATCCGTCCGCGTCCGTTGTCTCTGACGCTCTTGCCGCCGCCGCCCTCGCCCGCGCTCACGGGGTCAAACCTCAGGCCGTGGAGAAGGGACTGCGGGCATTCCAGCCCGCAGGTCACCGCAGGACAGTTCTCGGTCAGGCCGCCGACCTGACGTGGATTGACGACTCAAAGGCAACGAACGCCCACGCGGCCGCGGCCTCGCTCACGGGGATCCCCGAGCACACCGCAATTTGGATTTTCGGCGGAGATGCCAAAGGTCAGGATTTCACCGACCTTGTTCGCCGCGTGGCATCGCGCCTGCGCGGAGTCATTGTCATCGGTGAGGACCGCAGCCTTGCGCTGACCGCCCTGGCCCGCGAAGCACCCGACATCCCCGTCGTTGAAGTTGATGGTCACGAGGACTGGATGTTTTCTGTCGTCAACGAGGCTGTTGCTCTGTCGCGTCCCGGTGACACGGTCGTCCTCGCACCCGCGTGTGCATCCTGGGATCAATTCGATAACTACGGGCAACGCGGTGACGCGTTCGCTCAGGCGGTCTCGCGTTTAGCTCAGCAGTGGGGAAATGGCGATGGCTCGACAACGTGACCGAGTTCGCCTGCCGAAGGTCAACCTTTCGCGCGTGCGAATCCCGAAAATTCGTTTCGCTGGGACCGAGGAATCCTCGCAACGCTCACCCGTAGCGACGTACTACCTCATTGTTGTCCCCGCGCTCGTACTCACCGGATTCGGGCTGCTCATGGGGTTCTCCGCTCAGGCAGTGACATCGATTGCCAATGGAGCAAACCCGTACACGGCCTACATGCGTCCCGTCGTCATCATCATCGGCTCCCTGATCGCAGCGGCTTTAGCCCAGATGGTGCCTGAAAAGAAGTGGCGTCAAGTCGCGATTCCTGTCTTCATTTTTGCGGTGATCTTTCAGAGCCTCGTGCTGTCCCCTTTGGGCTATTCCGAGGGCGGTAACGCCAACTGGGTGCGGATCCCCGGAACCGATATTCTCATGCAGCCTTCGGAGCTCCTCAAACTGGCGTTGATCCTCATGCTGGCTCGAACGCTTGCACGCCCCGGCTCACGTAATTCCGACCTTAAACAGATGGCGGTCACCGCGGGAGGACCGATCATTCTTGCCCTCATCGCAGTGATGCTCGGACACGATCTAGGAACCGCGATGGTCGTTGCGGTTGCTGCGTTTGGGGCCCTGTGGGTGGCACGTTTGCCAGGCAAGTGGTTCCTCACGCTCATTCTCGTGATGATCCCGGTCCTGACATTCCTCGTATTTTCCAATAAGACGAGGCTGCGGCGTGTTGCGGCGATCCTTCCGTGGAACCAAGCCGAGCGTGACCTGTCAGCGCCGGAGCAAATTGACCATTCGCTGTGGGCACTGGGTTCTGGGGGGCTCACAGGGCTGGGGCCGGGGGCGTCGCGCGAAAAATGGAACTATCTCCAGGCGGCGCACACGGACTTCATCTTCGCCATCATCGGTGAGGAGTTCGGTCTGATGGGCACGCTGACGGTTCTGGTGTCCATCGGTCTTTTGGTGTGGGGAATGGTCCGGGTATGTCAGGACTCTCCCTCGCAATTTGCGTCCATCGTCACCGGAGGCATTGCCGCGTGGATTGGATTCCAAGCGATCATTAACGTCATGTCGGTCACGGGGATGGGACCGGTCATCGGTGTTCCGCTGCCCTTGGTGTCCTACGGTGGGTCTTCGTTCCTCTTCACAGCGACGGCGATCGGCGTTGTCGCGTCATTTGCTCGCTCCCATGCGGGAATGCGGATGATTGGTGCTCCCGACGAGGCATCTGCGGGACGTGATCCTCGAATTACTCCCCGGCGTCGTCCTGTTCGCTAACCTGTCTCACGTGACTTTTCGCGTACGGTGGATGACACCGTGACGACGCTCCGACTGAACGGGAGCACTCAAGGAGGTAACCTCATGGCGTTGCGCATTGTTCTTGCAGGTGGGGGAACTGCCGGACACGTCAATCCGCTGCTTGCCACAGCGACATGCCTGGCTCAGCGCGACCACGAGTGCACCGTCATTGGAACCCGTGAGGGGCTCGAAGCCGACCTCGTTCCTGCCGCAGGGTTCAACTTGCGTTTCATCCCGCGCGTCCCGCTTCCTAGGCGGCCCTCTCTTCAGTTCTTCTCTTTGCCGGGACGCTGGTCTAAAGCGGTTGACGAGTGCGTCGACATCCTCACTGGGGCAGACGTCCTCGTTGGTTTCGGTGGCTACGTGTCAACCCCTGCGTATCGCGCCGCCCAAAAGCTCGGAATCCCCGTGGTGATCCACGAACAGAATGCCAGGCCGGGGCTGGCAAATCGCCTGGGAGCGAGATTTGCTCGTATCGTCGCGTTGACTTTCACGTCGACTCCACTATCGGCGCTCCAGGGAACAACACATGTCACGGGCCTTCCGTTGCGCCCCGCGATTGAGAAGCTAGCAAAGGAACGCCACACGGAGGATGGGCGACGAGCGGCACGCCAGCTCGCTGCATCTGAACTTGGGATAGTCCCAGATGCGCCAACAATCCTCATCACCGGCGGGTCTTTGGGAGCGCTCCATATCAACGAGGTCATGGCAGGTCTTGCGCGAGAGCTTCCCCCCGGCGTTCAGGTTCTTCACCTCACCGGTCACGGGAAAGACGAACCGGTTCGCCGCGCCGTCGACGAAGCAGGCGTTGGAGATCGCTGGCACGTCTTTGATTACGTCACCGACATGGAAAAGGTCCTTGCCGTCGCTGATCTTGTGGTATGTCGTTCGGGTGCGGGGACAGTTGCGGAGATGACAGCTCTTGGCTTGCCGTGCATCTACGTTCCCCTTCCCATCGGTAACGGCGAGCAGCGCCTGAACGCTGGAGACCACGTGGCTGCCGGCGGTGCCGTACTCATCGAAAATCCCGA from Schaalia sp. ZJ405 includes the following:
- the murG gene encoding undecaprenyldiphospho-muramoylpentapeptide beta-N-acetylglucosaminyltransferase encodes the protein MALRIVLAGGGTAGHVNPLLATATCLAQRDHECTVIGTREGLEADLVPAAGFNLRFIPRVPLPRRPSLQFFSLPGRWSKAVDECVDILTGADVLVGFGGYVSTPAYRAAQKLGIPVVIHEQNARPGLANRLGARFARIVALTFTSTPLSALQGTTHVTGLPLRPAIEKLAKERHTEDGRRAARQLAASELGIVPDAPTILITGGSLGALHINEVMAGLARELPPGVQVLHLTGHGKDEPVRRAVDEAGVGDRWHVFDYVTDMEKVLAVADLVVCRSGAGTVAEMTALGLPCIYVPLPIGNGEQRLNAGDHVAAGGAVLIENPDFTADTARTSVYDLIGSAKLEQMAEVSLSLGRVNAAEDLAKLIELTAKTQEED